In the Desulfonatronovibrio hydrogenovorans DSM 9292 genome, CCCGAAACCGTCATGCTCGGCTGTTATGCCGGACTTGTTCTCCTCCAGGACCCTGACCCCGGCCCGCCTGGCCACCCGGAAAGCTGCCCAGGCTTCACTTTGCTCCCGTCCCTCCATGCTCACAGTATTGTGCGCGGCAGTGGAACGCTCAAACTGCCTGGTCCGGCCTTGTTCATAAGTGCTGGTCCCTGTATCCACCATCCAGGGCTTTCCATGTACATGCAGGACAAAGCTGAGCATATCGCAGTGACCATGGCCCGGGATATAGTCAGGCCCGATGGGGCCTGCATCCACGATGAGTTCATAGCCGCAACCGTCAAACCTGCGGTATCCGCTTTCTGCCAGGGGCCGAACCCTGGACTTTATCCCCAGCCGCCGGGCATAGCCCTCAAGCCCCTGGGTTGAGGGAGCAATGTCCGGGGCCGAATCATTAAAAAGAGGGATCTCCCGGTTAGAAAAGGCCATCTGCTTAAGCCATCCCAGCATCAGCGCGGCCTTGGATCGCAAAAGAGCCGTGAGATTGTCACAAAAACCACGACTATGCGCCAGCAGATTAATGCAGTCAAGCACCCTAAAGAGCATAAGCTGGTGATACATGGGACTCAGCTCGAAATGAGCGCCGTCATGCAGGATCTGTTCTTCCAACTCTGGCTTCAGAATATCCAGGGCCTTTTGACGCAGTTCATCATCCTGAAAATACAAGCCCCCGAAAACCAGGGCAAACCCGTTTTCCAGCAGGTGATTGCCCAGCAGATGGTATTCCAGGTTGTCCACAAGAACCATGAGCTGCGCGTACAACGACGCATCAACCTCCTGGTCCTGTAGCTTGTGCTTACAGATAAACTTTATCCAATTCATCACCCGCAGGGAGGTGGGGTAAGGCTCCATGCCTTCCCGGTTATTGTCTGCCCCGGCCACGAACTCATGCATCAGGCCCAGGCCTTCTTCCCTGGTCATGCCTTCCTGACCCAGGTACTCAAAGTAATTGAGATTATAAGCCCAGAGCTTGCCGTGCCCGGCAAAGTTCCAGTCTATCTTATCACCAAAGTCATGCTCCAGGTTCAAAAACCTGAATCGCCTGTCCCCAAGCCAGGAAGTCTGCGCCGGAATGGAATTTTCCAGGTCCACAGGAAATCCCCTGGCAGGGAGGCTAAGGTTGTACTTATACCCGGTCAACCTGCGCAGCCGTGCGCGCATGGCGTAGTAAAGGCGATAGCGGATCTGGATGGGCTTTAAGTGGCGGATGGTATGGTAGTGTTTTAGCATAGAACGTGTAAGAGTTGATTGTTGAATGCTGATAACGGCTGGTTTATTTTGAACATCGCTTTAACTGGGATGAACGCAGGGCTGAAATTTTGCCTGCCAACCGGCTGATCTCCATTCTTTCCTGATGATATGCATCTTCAGACTTGACATCCTCCTCTCCCTGAAGAAAGAGGATTCCCTTTTAATCACGTTGTTAGTGTGACAGGAAAAAAGGTCGGTACTGTATCACTATTTCCCGGTAGTTCCTGCTTCAAAGATGGCCGTCCGTCTCCACAGGCGTAAATTCCCGCATGCCCTGCGGTATGAATGTTTATGGCTGCCACGTAATCAGCATTGCCTTCAAACAGACAC is a window encoding:
- a CDS encoding alginate lyase family protein; this translates as MLKHYHTIRHLKPIQIRYRLYYAMRARLRRLTGYKYNLSLPARGFPVDLENSIPAQTSWLGDRRFRFLNLEHDFGDKIDWNFAGHGKLWAYNLNYFEYLGQEGMTREEGLGLMHEFVAGADNNREGMEPYPTSLRVMNWIKFICKHKLQDQEVDASLYAQLMVLVDNLEYHLLGNHLLENGFALVFGGLYFQDDELRQKALDILKPELEEQILHDGAHFELSPMYHQLMLFRVLDCINLLAHSRGFCDNLTALLRSKAALMLGWLKQMAFSNREIPLFNDSAPDIAPSTQGLEGYARRLGIKSRVRPLAESGYRRFDGCGYELIVDAGPIGPDYIPGHGHCDMLSFVLHVHGKPWMVDTGTSTYEQGRTRQFERSTAAHNTVSMEGREQSEAWAAFRVARRAGVRVLEENKSGITAEHDGFGVWHRRTFNSGDQEIHVTDELNPNGRGTARFHLAPGLEASVSEDIVRCESMRIYFAGHDSIWIEPYLCATGFNKRAQAMCICVGFTYKLNTRMEFCK